One Gordonia pseudamarae genomic window, ATGGACTGGCCGCCCTCACATGTAGCGACAAGGCGTTCGCCGGACTCGTCGCGCGGCGGGCCCAACCCGAACTCGACATCACCGCCCCCGACGCGGCCAGGCCCTTCGTCGTCGCGGCACTCGCCGATCACGAGGCGGCACCTCTGCTGGTGGTGTCGGCCAACGGGCGGGAGGCCGACGATCTGACCGCCGAGCTGGCCGAGCTGTTGGGCGATCCACGCGCGGTTGCGCAGTTTCCGTCGTGGGAGACGCTGCCGCACGAGCGACTCTCGCCCAGCGCGGACACGGTCGGTCAGCGCCTGGCGGTACTGCACCGGCTCGCCCACCCCGAAGGCGATCCTCTGCGGGTGGTGGTGACCACGGTCCGTTCGCTGGTGCAGCCGATGGCGCCCGGTCTCGGCGAGGCCCGGTCGATCACCCTCACCGAGGGCGCCGAGACCGACTTCGACGGCCTGCTCGCCCAACTCGTCGAGATGGCGTACGAACGCGTCGACATGGTGGGACGACGCGGTGAATTCGCGGTACGCGGAGGCATTCTCGACGTGTTCCCGACGACGGCGGACTATCCGGTGCGTGTCGAGTTCTGGGGTGACGAGATCAGTGAGACGCGGGCGTTCTCGGTGGCCGACCAGCGCACCCAGCCCGAGATCGATGTCGCCACCGTGCGGATCCATCCGTGCCGCGAACTGGTACTGAGTACCGAGGTCCGGGTGCGTGCGGCCGAACTCGCCGGGGAGGTCGGTGAGGATCAGATGCTCGTGGAGATGCTCACCAAACTCTCCGAGGGCATACCCGTGGCCGGTATGGAGGCCCTGATCCCGGCGCTCGTCGACGGCGAGATGCAGCTGCTCACCCAGGTGGTGCCCGACGGCACGCGGGTGCTCATCCTGGACCCGGAGAAGGTGCGTACCCGGGCGGCGGGCCTGGCCGAGACCGGTGCGGAGTTCCTGGAGGCGTCGTGGCAGGCGGCCGCCGTCGGCGCCGACGCCCCGATCGACACCCGGGGCACCGCCATCGATCTGGAGGCGAGCGCCTATCGGTCGCTGGAGGCGGTGCGCCGGGCGACGTTGCGGGCCGACAAGCCGTGGTGGACGGTCAGCCCGCTGTCCTCGGGCACCGGCGACGAGGTGGAACTCGAACTGGCCACCGGTCCCGCGCCGCACGGCGAGGAACCGGAGATCAAGAAGACCTTCGCGATGCTGCGGGCCCACGTCACCGGCGGCGGCGCCGCGGCGGTTGTGGTGGCGGGCAAGGGAACCGCACAACGCGTGTGCGAACGTCTCGCCGACGCGGAGGTGCCCTCGGGTCTCGCCGACCCCGGCACGGCCCCGGAACCCGGCCGGGTCTCGGTGTTCCACGGCACGCTGCGCAGTGGCCTGGTGTGTCCGGGGGCCGCGCTGGTGATCGTCACCGAAGCCGACCTCACCGGCACGCGGGTCGCGAGCGTACGTGATGGTCGCAAGCTTCCGGCCAAGCGCCGCAACCAGGTCGACCCGCTCGCGCTGACCTCCGGCGACCTTGTCGTGCACGATCAGCATGGCATCGGCAAGTTCGTCGAGATGATCGAACGCACCGTGTCGGGGGCGCGCCGCGAATACCTGGTCATCGAATACGCGGCCGGTAAACGCGGTCAGCCCGGCGACCGGTTGTTCGTGCCGATGGACGCCCTCGACCAGTTGTCCCGGTATGTCGGTGGTGAGCAACCATCCCTGTCCAAGCTGGGCGGATCCGATTGGCAGAACACCAAACGCAAGGCCCGCAAGGCGGTTCGGGAGATCGCCGGTGAGCTGGTGCAGCTGTACGCGGCCCGGCACGCCGCACCGGGCTTCGCCTTCAGCCCCGACACCCCGTGGCAGCGGGAGATGGAGGATGCCTTCGACTTCACCGAGACCGTCGATCAGATGACGGTGATCGCCGAGGTGAAGTCCGATATGGAACGTCCGGTCCCGATGGACCGGGTGGTCGTCGGCGATGTCGGCTACGGCAAGACCGAGATCGCGGTGCGGGCGGCGTTCAAGGCGGTGCAGGACGGCAAGCAGGTCGCGGTGCTGGTGCCCACAACGATTCTGGCGCAACAGCATCTGCAGACCTTCACCGAACGTATGACCGGCTTTCCGGTACGGGTCAAGGGTCTGTCACGGTTCACCGACGCCAAGGAATCCAAACAGATCATCGACGAGATGGCCTCCGGCGAAGCCGATATCGTCGTCGGCACGCACCGGCTGCTGCAGACCGGCATCGTGTGGAAGGACCTCGGACTGGTGATCGTCGACGAAGAACAACGGTTCGGTGTCGAGCACAAGGAGCACATCAAGTCGTTGCGCACCCACGTCGACGTTCTCACCATGTCGGCCACCCCGATTCCGCGGACCCTGGAGATGTCGATGGCCGGTATCCGGGAGATGTCGACCATCCTCACCCCGCCCGAGGAGCGGCACCCGGTGCTCACCTACGTCGGCGGGTACTCGCCCAAACAGGTGGCCGCCGCCATCCGCCGCGAACTGCTGCGCGACGGCCAGGTGTTCTACGTGCACAACCGGGTTTCCACCATCGACAAGACCGCCAAGGAGATCGCGGCAATGGTGCCCGAGGCCAAAGTGGTTGTGGCACACGGGCAGATGAACGAAGATCAGCTGGAGAAGACGGTCGCCGGATTCTGGAACCGTGACTTCGACGTGCTGGTGTGCACCACCATCATCGAAACAGGTCTCGACATCTCCAACGCCAACACCCTCATCGTCGACCGCGCCGAGAATCTGGGACTGTCGCAGCTGCACCAATTGCGGGGCAGGGTGGGCCGTAGCCGCGAACGTGGCTACGCCTATCTGCTGTACAGCCCCGAAAAGCCGCTCACCGAAACGGCTTACGACCGGCTGGCGACGATCGCGCAGAACAACGAACTCGGCGCCGGTATGGCCGTAGCACTCAAGGACCTCGAATTACGTGGCGCCGGAAACGTTCTCGGTGCCGAACAGTCCGGGCACGTGGCGGGCGTCGGATTCGACCTGTACGTGCGCCTGGTGGGCGAAGCGGTGGAGGCCTACCGGGCCGCCGCCGACGGCCGGACGGTGCAGACTCAGGAGACCACCGAGGTTCGCATCGATCTGCCGGTCGACGCCCACATCCCCGTCGAGTACGTCGATTCGGACCGGCTGCGGTTGGAGGCATATCGCAAACTGGCCGCTGCCACCGACGACGACGCGGTCGATGCCATTCTCACCGAACTCACCGACCGTTACGGTGAACCCCCGGAGGAGACGAAGCGTCTGGCGCTGATCGCGCGGGTGCGGCTGCGGTGCCGCGAACGCGGCGTCGCCGAGCTCGGGGTGGTGGGTACGTCGGTGAAGATCTCCCCGCTCACCCTCCTCGACAGCGAACAGGTACGCCTCAAACGCATCTACTCCTCGGCTGCCTACCGGGCGACGACATCGGTGATCACGCTGCCGTTGCCGCGGACCGGGGGAGTGGGGTCGGCCAGGCTGCGGGACGAGGCGCTCATCGACTATCTCACCACGTTCCTCGTCACGATGAAACCGCTCACGGCATGACGGCCGAGAAGGTTTCCGGGCAAGCCCTGCTCGATGCGGTGGCGCTGATGGACACCCTGCGGCGCAACGGACCGTGGGAGAGCACGCAGACCCACGAGTCGTTGCGTCGCTACCTGATCGAGGAAACCTACGAACTCCTCGACGCCATCGACGCGGGCAAGCCCGAGGATCTGCTCGAAGAACTCGGTGACCTGTTGCTGCAGGTGCTCTTTCACGCCCGCATCGCCGCCGACCGTACCGGCGATGCCTTCGACATCGACGATGTCGCCCGCTCCTTCACCGCCAAGGTGTCCGGCCGCACCAGGGGCATCCTCGCGGGCTCCCACACCGACCTCAACACCCAGATCCGTGAGTGGGAAGAACTCAAGGCGGCCGAGAAGAAGCGTGACTCGGTGTTCGATGGCATCGCCCTGGGTCAGCCCGCCCTCGCGTTGACCCAGAAGATCCTCGAACGCCTCGACGCCGCGGGGTTCCCGGCCGACCGCATCGATCCCGCGATCGTGACCGTGACCGTCGTCCCGGGCGGGGACAGCGCCGAAGCGCTGGCCCGTTCCCGGGTCCTGGCCTTCATGGACGGGGTCCGCGCCGCCGAGGCGCGCGCCGCCGCCGACGACATCCGGCTCGACAATCTGCAGGCATGGCGCCGCTACCTGGGATGACGCGCGAGCACGAACCGCCGTTCGGACGGTGACCGCCTACCGCGCGCCGACGTCGGGTGTGAGCGTGTGCCGATGTTTCGCTCATCGTGATTCTTGGGGGA contains:
- the mfd gene encoding transcription-repair coupling factor — encoded protein: MSTPALHGLAALTCSDKAFAGLVARRAQPELDITAPDAARPFVVAALADHEAAPLLVVSANGREADDLTAELAELLGDPRAVAQFPSWETLPHERLSPSADTVGQRLAVLHRLAHPEGDPLRVVVTTVRSLVQPMAPGLGEARSITLTEGAETDFDGLLAQLVEMAYERVDMVGRRGEFAVRGGILDVFPTTADYPVRVEFWGDEISETRAFSVADQRTQPEIDVATVRIHPCRELVLSTEVRVRAAELAGEVGEDQMLVEMLTKLSEGIPVAGMEALIPALVDGEMQLLTQVVPDGTRVLILDPEKVRTRAAGLAETGAEFLEASWQAAAVGADAPIDTRGTAIDLEASAYRSLEAVRRATLRADKPWWTVSPLSSGTGDEVELELATGPAPHGEEPEIKKTFAMLRAHVTGGGAAAVVVAGKGTAQRVCERLADAEVPSGLADPGTAPEPGRVSVFHGTLRSGLVCPGAALVIVTEADLTGTRVASVRDGRKLPAKRRNQVDPLALTSGDLVVHDQHGIGKFVEMIERTVSGARREYLVIEYAAGKRGQPGDRLFVPMDALDQLSRYVGGEQPSLSKLGGSDWQNTKRKARKAVREIAGELVQLYAARHAAPGFAFSPDTPWQREMEDAFDFTETVDQMTVIAEVKSDMERPVPMDRVVVGDVGYGKTEIAVRAAFKAVQDGKQVAVLVPTTILAQQHLQTFTERMTGFPVRVKGLSRFTDAKESKQIIDEMASGEADIVVGTHRLLQTGIVWKDLGLVIVDEEQRFGVEHKEHIKSLRTHVDVLTMSATPIPRTLEMSMAGIREMSTILTPPEERHPVLTYVGGYSPKQVAAAIRRELLRDGQVFYVHNRVSTIDKTAKEIAAMVPEAKVVVAHGQMNEDQLEKTVAGFWNRDFDVLVCTTIIETGLDISNANTLIVDRAENLGLSQLHQLRGRVGRSRERGYAYLLYSPEKPLTETAYDRLATIAQNNELGAGMAVALKDLELRGAGNVLGAEQSGHVAGVGFDLYVRLVGEAVEAYRAAADGRTVQTQETTEVRIDLPVDAHIPVEYVDSDRLRLEAYRKLAAATDDDAVDAILTELTDRYGEPPEETKRLALIARVRLRCRERGVAELGVVGTSVKISPLTLLDSEQVRLKRIYSSAAYRATTSVITLPLPRTGGVGSARLRDEALIDYLTTFLVTMKPLTA